Proteins encoded by one window of Thioalkalivibrio sp. XN279:
- a CDS encoding carbonic anhydrase, whose amino-acid sequence MSATEEFLEANQRYAETFSKGDKPMPPAKRVAVVACMDARIETGRLLGLEEGDAHVIRNAGGVVTDDVIRSLAISQRLLGTREIVLIHHTDCGMLTFKDEALKSEVEKDTGLRPPFAFEAFADVEDDVRQSIRRVRASPFVVHKDSIRGFVYEVETGRLREIDA is encoded by the coding sequence ATGTCCGCAACGGAAGAATTCCTGGAAGCCAACCAGCGCTACGCTGAGACCTTCAGCAAGGGCGACAAGCCCATGCCGCCAGCCAAGCGGGTCGCAGTCGTGGCCTGCATGGATGCACGCATCGAGACCGGCCGCCTGCTGGGGCTCGAGGAGGGCGATGCCCACGTCATTCGCAACGCCGGCGGCGTCGTCACGGATGACGTCATTCGCTCGCTGGCGATCTCGCAGCGCCTGCTCGGCACCCGCGAAATCGTGCTCATCCACCACACCGACTGCGGCATGCTGACTTTCAAGGATGAAGCGCTGAAGTCCGAGGTGGAGAAAGACACCGGCCTGCGCCCGCCGTTCGCTTTCGAGGCCTTCGCGGACGTCGAAGATGACGTGCGACAGTCGATCAGGCGTGTCAGAGCCAGCCCTTTCGTGGTGCACAAGGACAGTATCCGGGGCTTCGTCTACGAGGTCGAAACCGGGCGACTGAGGGAGATCGACGCCTAG
- a CDS encoding zinc metallopeptidase, whose protein sequence is MHLLILIAVLAAVVFGPSLWVKRVMEKYASPADRYGGTGAELARFLLSREGIEHVRVEETQQGDHYDPVEKVVRLSPDNFGGCSLTAITVAAHEVGHAVQDHTGYGPLRLRHQLVRLMSPMERVGAGILMASPFIGMLTRAPSLGMVMLLGGLLTLASATLVHFVTLPTEVDASFGRALPLLEKHNVLFEGDAPHAARILRAAAMTYVAASLMSLLNVARWWAILVRR, encoded by the coding sequence ATGCACCTGCTGATACTCATCGCCGTGCTGGCGGCCGTGGTGTTCGGCCCGTCGCTGTGGGTGAAGCGCGTGATGGAGAAGTACGCCAGCCCGGCGGATCGCTACGGCGGCACCGGCGCCGAGCTGGCGCGCTTCCTGCTCAGCCGCGAAGGCATCGAGCACGTGCGCGTCGAGGAGACGCAGCAGGGCGACCACTACGATCCGGTCGAGAAGGTCGTGCGCCTCAGCCCGGACAACTTCGGCGGCTGCTCGCTCACGGCCATCACTGTCGCCGCGCACGAGGTCGGCCACGCGGTGCAGGATCACACCGGCTACGGACCGCTGCGGCTGCGCCACCAGCTGGTGCGGCTCATGTCGCCGATGGAACGCGTCGGCGCGGGCATCCTCATGGCCTCGCCGTTCATCGGCATGCTCACCCGTGCGCCGTCGCTGGGGATGGTCATGCTGCTGGGCGGCCTGCTGACACTGGCCTCCGCCACCCTGGTGCACTTCGTCACCCTGCCTACCGAGGTCGACGCCAGCTTCGGCCGTGCCCTGCCGCTGCTGGAGAAGCACAACGTGCTGTTCGAGGGCGATGCGCCGCATGCGGCGCGCATCCTGCGGGCGGCGGCGATGACTTACGTCGCCGCCTCCCTGATGAGCCTGCTCAACGTCGCGCGCTGGTGGGCGATCCTGGTGCGCCGCTGA
- a CDS encoding iron ABC transporter permease has product MSGNRRLLSLPLAALLVAGLVALPVLTVALHVVLPDEGAWRHIVDVLLPDYLRNTLLLVTGTAFGVIALGLTTAWLVSVCRFPGRRLFEWALVLPLAFPAYVIAYTYTDLLQVSGPVQTWIRDITGWSAREYWFPPIRSLGGAVAMLSLVLYPYVYLLGRAAFVQQSSGVLEAARTLGCGPWGAFFKVALPMARPALVAGLLLALMETLADFGTVAYFGVPVFTTGIYRAWFSLGDPVSAAKLSAVLLAFVMALVALERWNRGAMRFHQLGAPAAQHKPYQLRGWRASLAVFACMIPLGFGFLLPAARLGWLAWVGGDAQFGTRYLGLLWNSVSLAGVSAVVAVAAAVIVSYGLRLQPGRLMRGVHRIAGLGYAIPGSVIAVGVLIPLAAADHGLRGLLSSWFGIETGLLLTGGILGLLFAYLARFLAVSLQSVDAGLARITPAMDDAARALGDGPGRTLRRVHLPILRVNLLTAGLIVFVDVMKELPATLILRPFDFDTLAVQAYKLAADERLAEASTASLAIVVAGLIPVILLARQVSKPVKRRERSDTPRLMEATAPA; this is encoded by the coding sequence GTGAGCGGTAACCGACGGCTGTTGTCGCTGCCGCTCGCCGCGCTGCTCGTGGCGGGCCTCGTGGCCCTGCCCGTGCTGACGGTGGCGCTGCACGTGGTGCTGCCCGACGAGGGCGCCTGGCGCCACATCGTCGACGTGTTGCTGCCCGATTACCTGCGCAACACGCTGTTGCTGGTGACGGGCACCGCATTCGGCGTGATCGCGCTCGGGCTCACCACGGCGTGGCTGGTGTCGGTGTGCCGTTTCCCGGGCCGGCGCTTGTTCGAATGGGCGCTGGTGCTGCCGCTGGCCTTTCCAGCCTACGTCATCGCCTACACCTACACCGACCTGCTGCAGGTCTCGGGCCCGGTGCAAACCTGGATCCGCGATATCACCGGCTGGTCGGCGCGCGAATACTGGTTCCCGCCGATCCGCTCGCTCGGTGGCGCGGTGGCGATGCTGTCGCTGGTGCTCTATCCCTATGTCTACCTGCTCGGGCGCGCGGCCTTCGTGCAGCAGTCCAGCGGGGTACTGGAGGCGGCGCGCACGCTCGGCTGCGGGCCCTGGGGCGCATTCTTCAAGGTGGCCCTGCCGATGGCGCGGCCGGCGCTGGTGGCGGGCCTGCTGCTGGCGCTGATGGAGACCCTGGCGGACTTCGGCACCGTGGCCTATTTCGGCGTGCCCGTGTTCACCACCGGCATCTACCGCGCCTGGTTCTCCCTCGGCGACCCCGTGTCCGCCGCCAAGCTCTCGGCGGTGCTGCTGGCTTTCGTCATGGCGCTGGTGGCGCTGGAGCGCTGGAACCGCGGCGCCATGCGCTTTCACCAGCTGGGCGCCCCCGCCGCCCAGCACAAGCCTTACCAGCTGCGCGGCTGGCGCGCGTCGCTCGCAGTATTCGCCTGCATGATCCCGTTGGGCTTCGGCTTCCTGCTGCCGGCGGCGCGGCTGGGCTGGCTGGCCTGGGTCGGCGGTGACGCGCAGTTCGGCACGCGTTACCTCGGCCTGCTGTGGAACAGCGTCAGCCTGGCCGGGGTCAGCGCCGTGGTGGCGGTGGCGGCAGCGGTGATCGTGAGCTACGGCCTGCGCCTGCAACCCGGGCGCCTCATGCGCGGCGTGCACCGCATCGCCGGACTGGGCTACGCAATTCCCGGCTCAGTGATCGCGGTCGGCGTGCTCATTCCCCTGGCTGCCGCCGACCACGGGCTGCGCGGGCTGCTGTCGTCGTGGTTCGGCATCGAGACCGGCCTGCTGCTCACCGGCGGCATCCTCGGGCTGCTGTTCGCCTACCTGGCGCGCTTCCTCGCCGTGTCGCTGCAGAGCGTCGACGCCGGCCTCGCACGCATCACGCCGGCCATGGACGACGCCGCGCGAGCGCTGGGCGACGGTCCCGGGCGCACGTTGCGCCGCGTGCACCTGCCGATCCTGCGCGTGAACCTGCTCACCGCGGGACTGATCGTGTTCGTGGACGTGATGAAGGAGCTGCCGGCCACGCTGATCCTGCGGCCCTTCGATTTCGACACGCTGGCGGTGCAGGCCTACAAGCTGGCCGCGGACGAACGACTCGCCGAGGCCTCGACCGCCTCGCTGGCCATCGTGGTCGCCGGGCTGATTCCCGTGATCCTGCTGGCACGCCAGGTCTCGAAACCCGTCAAGCGCCGTGAGCGCAGCGACACGCCGCGCCTGATGGAGGCCACGGCGCCCGCCTGA
- a CDS encoding Fe(3+) ABC transporter substrate-binding protein, which yields MPPRFQNLLAPVLAIMLAALALYGCSRENTPEPQAQADARPDGGVINIYSARHYQSDDDLYQAFTDATGIRVQRIEGKDDALIERILQEGSASPADILFTVDAGRLWRAEEAGVFQAVSSPVLEQRVPAQLRHPEGKWFGFSTRARIIFYDKTRVEPGAITRYEDLADPRWQGELCIRSGGNIYNLSLMASLIEAHGLEAAEAWARGVVANFARDPQGGDTDQIRAVAAGECGIALANTYYFARLMTSDDPADQAVVEKVGWVFPNQEDRGTHVNISGAGIVANAPNAAGALKFLEFLASPEAQTRFAQGNNEYPVVPGAALDNPALETLGEFKADPIDATLYGINQAEAQRALDRAGWK from the coding sequence ATGCCCCCCCGTTTCCAGAATCTCCTCGCCCCCGTCCTCGCGATCATGCTGGCGGCGCTGGCGCTGTACGGCTGCAGCCGGGAGAACACCCCCGAGCCCCAGGCCCAGGCCGATGCCAGGCCCGACGGCGGCGTGATCAACATCTATTCCGCGCGCCATTACCAGAGCGACGACGACCTGTACCAGGCTTTCACCGATGCCACCGGTATCCGCGTACAGCGCATCGAAGGCAAGGACGACGCGCTGATCGAGCGCATCCTGCAGGAAGGCAGCGCCTCGCCCGCCGACATCCTGTTCACGGTGGACGCCGGCCGCCTGTGGCGCGCCGAGGAAGCCGGCGTGTTCCAGGCCGTCTCCTCGCCTGTTCTCGAGCAGCGCGTCCCGGCCCAGCTGCGGCATCCCGAGGGCAAGTGGTTCGGCTTCTCCACCCGCGCCCGGATCATCTTCTACGACAAGACCCGCGTCGAGCCGGGCGCCATCACCCGCTACGAGGACCTGGCCGACCCGCGCTGGCAGGGTGAGCTCTGCATCCGTTCCGGCGGCAACATCTACAACCTGTCGCTGATGGCCTCGCTGATCGAGGCGCACGGGCTGGAGGCTGCCGAGGCTTGGGCCCGCGGCGTGGTCGCCAACTTCGCGCGCGACCCGCAGGGCGGCGACACCGACCAGATCCGCGCCGTGGCCGCCGGCGAGTGCGGCATCGCGCTGGCCAACACCTACTACTTCGCCCGGCTGATGACCTCGGACGACCCGGCGGACCAGGCGGTGGTCGAAAAAGTGGGCTGGGTGTTCCCGAACCAGGAAGACCGCGGCACGCATGTCAACATCTCCGGCGCCGGCATCGTCGCCAACGCGCCGAACGCCGCCGGGGCGCTGAAGTTCCTCGAGTTCCTCGCCTCCCCCGAGGCGCAGACGCGCTTCGCGCAGGGCAACAACGAGTACCCGGTGGTGCCCGGCGCGGCGCTGGACAACCCCGCGCTGGAGACGCTCGGCGAGTTCAAGGCCGACCCGATCGACGCCACGCTGTACGGCATCAACCAGGCCGAGGCGCAGCGCGCGCTCGACCGCGCCGGCTGGAAATAA